In one window of Zonotrichia albicollis isolate bZonAlb1 chromosome 35, bZonAlb1.hap1, whole genome shotgun sequence DNA:
- the LOC141726446 gene encoding olfactory receptor 14J1-like, whose protein sequence is MSNSSSISHFLLLALADTRQLQLLHFCLLLGISLAALLANGLIISAVACAHHLHTPMFFFLLNLALTDLGSICTTVPRAMHNSLWDTRDISYTGCAAQLFFFAFFISAEFSLLTIMCYDRYVSICKPLHYGTLLGSRACAHMAAAAWASAFLHALMHTANTFSLPLCHGNALGQFFCEIPAILKLSCSHSNLRELGLLVFSICLAFGCFVFIVFSYVQIFRAVLRIPSEQGRHKAFSTCLPHLAVVSLFLSTATFSDLKPSSMSSPSLNLALSLLYSVVTPALNPLIYSLRNQELKAAVRRLMTGWFHKH, encoded by the coding sequence atgtccaacagcagctccatcagccacttcctcctgctggcactggcagacacgcggcagctgcagctcctgcacttctgcctcttgctgggcatctccctggctgccctcctggccaacggcctcatcatcagcgccgtagcctgcgcccaccacctgcacacgcccatgttcttcttcctgctcaacctggccctcactgacctgggctccatctgcaccactgtccccagagccatgcacaattccctctgggacaccagggacatctcctacaccggatgtgctgctcagctctttttttttgcctttttcatctcagcagaattttccctcctgaccatcatgtgctacgaccgctacgtgtccatctgcaaacccctgcactacgggaccctcctgggcagcagagcttgtgcccacatggcagcagctgcctgggccagcgCCTTTCTccatgctctcatgcacacagccaatacattttccctgcccctgtgccatggcaatgccctgggccagttcttctgtgaaatccctgccatcctcaagctctcctgctcacactcaaaCCTCAGGGAACTGGGACTTCTTGTGTTTTCCATCTGTTTagcatttggttgttttgtgttcattgttttctcctatgtgcagatcttcagggctgtgctgaggatcccatctgagcagggacggcacaaagccttttccacctgcctccctcacctggccgtggtctctttgttcctcagcactgccacatTTTCTGACTTGAAGCCCTCCTCCATGTCTTCTCCATCCCTGAATCTGGCCCTTTCACTTCTGTATTCAGTGGTtactccagccctgaaccccctcatctacagcctgaggaaccaggagctcaaggctgcagtgaggagactgatgactgggtGGTTTCACAAACATTAA